GTCGGCATCTCGCAGCGCTGCCCGCACCAGGTCGTCTTGACCGACTCGAAGCTCGCGCGCATCCAGGAGGCCTTCCAGCAGCTCGGTGCACCGGGCCGGGCTGACTCTGTAGGCGCGTCGCAGGACCCAGTACAACTCCACGACGGTGACCAGGCTGATGTAACCGGGTTCGGTCTCGGTCAGGTCTTCGATCAGCGCGGACGCGGCAGCTGACTGGTCGGGATCGTCTTGAACGAGAT
This genomic window from Flexivirga oryzae contains:
- a CDS encoding PIN domain-containing protein, with product MIGLDTNVVVRYLVQDDPDQSAAASALIEDLTETEPGYISLVTVVELYWVLRRAYRVSPARCTELLEGLLDARELRVGQDDLVRAALRDADGLDFADAVIAELGRTAGCERTVTFDRRAARGRAMQLLPSRR